Proteins encoded within one genomic window of Acidobacteriota bacterium:
- a CDS encoding bifunctional 3,4-dihydroxy-2-butanone-4-phosphate synthase/GTP cyclohydrolase II translates to MPFATIPEALEDFRKGRMIVVVDDEDRENEGDLTLAAEKVTPEAINFMARHGRGLICLPMTGRRLDELQIPMMVNENSSRFGTAFCVSIEASRGTTTGISAADRAATVLAAIDPATRPEDLARPGHMFPLRAAPGGVLRRAGQTEAAVDLARLAGMYPAGVICEVMNEDGTMARVPDLEVFCREHGLKMITIAELIRYRMQHERLVTEAAAPALPTEHGTFRAHVFENEVDGEAHLALVMGEIRSDEPVLVRVHSECLTGDVFGSRRCDCGRQLDTAMARIAAEGKGVVLYLRQEGRGIGLVAKLKAYELQEAGQDTVEANQALGFGADQRDYGLGAQILFELGVRRIRLLTNNPRKFVALKGYGLEIIERVPLEIPPTDENRRYLRTKKEKLGHLLQNLDGGE, encoded by the coding sequence ATGCCTTTTGCAACCATTCCCGAAGCGCTCGAAGACTTCCGGAAGGGTCGAATGATCGTCGTCGTCGATGACGAGGACCGGGAGAACGAGGGAGACCTGACCCTCGCGGCCGAGAAGGTGACTCCCGAGGCGATCAACTTCATGGCGCGCCATGGGCGGGGCCTGATCTGTCTGCCGATGACCGGCCGGCGGCTGGACGAACTGCAGATCCCGATGATGGTCAACGAGAATTCCTCGCGCTTCGGCACGGCTTTCTGCGTCTCCATCGAGGCCAGTCGGGGTACGACCACCGGGATCAGCGCCGCCGATCGGGCGGCGACGGTGCTGGCAGCTATCGATCCGGCGACCCGGCCCGAGGATCTGGCCCGGCCGGGGCACATGTTTCCCCTGCGGGCGGCGCCGGGTGGGGTGCTGCGGAGGGCCGGGCAGACCGAGGCGGCGGTGGACCTGGCCCGGTTGGCCGGGATGTATCCCGCCGGGGTGATCTGCGAGGTGATGAACGAGGACGGCACCATGGCCCGGGTGCCCGATCTGGAGGTCTTCTGCCGGGAACACGGGCTGAAGATGATCACCATCGCGGAACTGATCCGCTATCGCATGCAGCACGAGCGGCTGGTCACCGAGGCCGCGGCGCCGGCGTTGCCCACCGAGCACGGCACTTTCCGCGCCCACGTCTTCGAAAACGAGGTCGATGGCGAGGCCCACCTGGCCCTGGTGATGGGAGAGATTCGATCCGACGAGCCGGTACTCGTCCGGGTGCACAGCGAGTGCCTGACCGGCGACGTGTTCGGTTCGCGGCGTTGCGATTGTGGGCGGCAGCTCGATACGGCCATGGCCCGGATCGCCGCCGAGGGCAAGGGCGTGGTGCTCTACCTGCGCCAGGAGGGTCGTGGCATCGGCCTGGTGGCCAAGCTCAAGGCCTACGAGTTACAGGAGGCGGGCCAGGACACGGTGGAGGCCAACCAGGCCCTGGGTTTCGGGGCCGATCAGCGGGACTATGGCCTGGGGGCCCAGATCCTCTTCGAACTGGGGGTGCGGCGGATTCGCCTGCTGACCAACAACCCGCGGAAATTCGTGGCGCTCAAGGGCTACGGGCTGGAGATCATCGAGCGGGTGCCCCTCGAGATCCCCCCCACCGACGAGAATCGTCGCTACCTGCGGACCAAGAAGGAAAAACTCGGCCACCTGCTGCAGAATCTCGATGGCGGAGAATGA
- the ribD gene encoding bifunctional diaminohydroxyphosphoribosylaminopyrimidine deaminase/5-amino-6-(5-phosphoribosylamino)uracil reductase RibD — protein sequence MRKSDRSWLERAVELALRAGRATAPNPRVGAVLVAGDRVVGEGWHQRAGEAHAEALALARAGEAARGATAYVSLEPCAHHGRTPACVEALVAAGVRRVVVGAVDPDPRVRGRGIEELRRAGIEVSLARDTMADRARQAVEEYLVHREQSRSYVVLKVAASLDGRIADRRGDSRWITGPEAREHGRRLRCRYGAILVGVGTIAADDPRLLPPDGPQAGAFVRCVIDPTLRLDPACRLLAPADRWSPVIVYASDRAPAGRRRALESAGATVVPLGAEAEVLPVLEILRDLGRREVLGVIVEGGGRTAAAFLAAGLVDKIHWYLAPKLLVDAGARPAAHGGERRLGQAWQGRVAQTLPLGDDVLLTVYPRRSE from the coding sequence ATGCGCAAGTCCGACCGGAGCTGGCTCGAGCGGGCTGTGGAACTGGCCTTGCGGGCGGGCCGGGCCACGGCTCCCAATCCCCGGGTCGGTGCGGTGCTGGTCGCCGGTGACCGGGTGGTAGGGGAGGGCTGGCACCAGCGGGCGGGGGAGGCCCATGCCGAGGCGCTGGCCCTGGCCCGGGCCGGGGAGGCGGCCCGGGGAGCGACGGCCTACGTCTCCCTCGAACCCTGCGCCCACCACGGACGAACCCCTGCCTGCGTGGAGGCCCTGGTGGCGGCCGGGGTGCGGCGGGTGGTGGTGGGGGCGGTGGATCCGGATCCGCGGGTCCGGGGGCGAGGGATCGAAGAACTGCGGCGCGCAGGCATCGAGGTGAGCCTGGCCCGTGACACGATGGCCGACCGGGCTCGCCAGGCGGTGGAGGAGTACCTGGTTCACCGGGAGCAGTCCCGCAGCTACGTCGTGCTCAAGGTCGCCGCCAGCCTCGATGGACGCATCGCCGACCGCCGGGGCGACTCCCGTTGGATCACCGGTCCCGAGGCCCGCGAGCACGGGCGCCGCCTACGCTGCCGTTACGGGGCGATCCTGGTGGGCGTGGGCACCATCGCGGCCGACGATCCGCGGCTTTTGCCGCCTGACGGTCCCCAGGCGGGAGCCTTCGTCCGCTGCGTGATCGATCCCACCCTGCGTCTCGATCCGGCTTGCCGGCTGCTGGCCCCCGCCGACCGCTGGTCGCCGGTGATCGTCTACGCCAGCGATCGCGCCCCCGCCGGGCGGCGGCGGGCGCTGGAGAGCGCCGGCGCCACGGTCGTACCGCTCGGAGCGGAGGCGGAGGTCTTGCCGGTGCTCGAGATCCTCCGGGATCTGGGTCGGCGCGAGGTCCTCGGGGTGATCGTCGAGGGCGGGGGACGAACAGCGGCGGCTTTCCTGGCTGCGGGCCTGGTGGACAAGATCCACTGGTACCTCGCCCCCAAGTTGCTGGTGGACGCCGGTGCCCGCCCGGCGGCCCATGGCGGCGAGCGGCGGCTCGGGCAGGCCTGGCAGGGCCGCGTTGCGCAAACCCTGCCCCTGGGGGACGATGTGCTCTTGACCGTTTATCCCAGGCGATCGGAGTAG
- a CDS encoding riboflavin synthase — MFTGLVAGIGRLVRSVPRGRGLALAIEHHLAGEPPALGESVAVDGCCLTVVASSGPVFEAELSPETLDRTGGRRRWRSGRRVNLERALKVGDRLHGHLVQGHVDTLARIVSLGREGDGSVRLGVERPASAGGLLVEKGSVTLDGVSLTIAGLDPRRFEVALIPATLAATTLGEREVGDEVTVEYDVLGKYVQAALDSGAIRRSGVPW; from the coding sequence TTGTTTACGGGTCTCGTCGCGGGAATCGGCCGGCTGGTCCGCTCCGTTCCGCGGGGGCGGGGGCTTGCCCTGGCCATCGAACACCACCTGGCCGGCGAGCCGCCGGCCCTGGGAGAAAGTGTCGCCGTCGATGGCTGCTGCCTGACGGTCGTGGCAAGCTCGGGACCGGTGTTCGAAGCGGAGCTCTCGCCGGAAACCCTCGACCGTACGGGAGGCCGGCGGCGCTGGCGTTCCGGCCGCCGGGTCAACTTGGAGCGGGCGCTGAAGGTGGGTGACCGCCTCCACGGCCACCTGGTCCAGGGGCACGTCGACACCCTGGCGCGGATCGTCTCCCTGGGCCGGGAAGGAGACGGCTCGGTGCGGCTGGGCGTGGAAAGACCCGCTTCCGCCGGCGGGTTGCTGGTGGAAAAGGGCTCGGTGACCCTCGACGGGGTCAGCCTGACCATCGCCGGACTCGACCCGCGCCGCTTCGAGGTCGCCCTGATCCCCGCCACGCTGGCGGCGACGACCCTCGGCGAACGCGAGGTCGGCGACGAGGTGACCGTGGAGTACGACGTACTCGGCAAGTATGTCCAGGCGGCCCTGGATTCCGGGGCTATTCGGCGGAGTGGAGTCCCGTGGTGA
- the rpsP gene encoding 30S ribosomal protein S16, with protein MLKIRLRREGSRNHPFYRIVVSDSRKTPGGPVVDTIGFYNPRRDPPEVKVDLDSYNNWIGKGAHATPTVKSLAEGVSKAAVASAE; from the coding sequence GTGCTGAAGATCAGGCTTCGCCGGGAGGGATCCCGCAATCACCCGTTTTATCGAATCGTCGTTTCCGATTCCCGCAAGACTCCGGGAGGGCCGGTGGTGGACACCATCGGTTTCTACAATCCGCGCAGGGATCCCCCCGAGGTGAAAGTGGATCTCGACAGCTACAACAACTGGATCGGCAAGGGCGCCCACGCGACGCCGACGGTCAAGAGTCTGGCCGAGGGTGTGTCCAAGGCCGCGGTGGCGAGCGCGGAATGA
- the ftsY gene encoding signal recognition particle-docking protein FtsY: MFGRLRERLQKGLRKTRQALADKVAQLGLAGRKVDEALIEEVEEILVTADLGYELAEELCEHLRHAARGRELSSTAELMELLEEGLLARMPERAAELRPAAGPRVTLMVGVNGSGKTTTTGKLAARLAGEGRRVIVAAADTFRAAAVEQLVVWAERAGARVIRARPGSDPAAVAFDAVRAAKAGDYDEVLVDTAGRLHTKKPLMDELTKISRAVAKEIEAAPHETLLVVDGTTGRNGIAQAREFSQAVGVTGLVLTKLDGTARGGVAVSIGRELGLPVRYVGMGEDAADLLDYDPAEYARGLVSGAEFHSGAPGSA, from the coding sequence ATGTTCGGAAGACTGCGGGAGCGGCTGCAAAAGGGGTTGCGCAAGACCCGCCAGGCCCTGGCGGACAAAGTGGCGCAGCTGGGGCTGGCGGGGCGCAAGGTGGACGAGGCCCTGATCGAAGAAGTCGAGGAGATCCTCGTCACCGCCGACCTGGGCTACGAACTGGCGGAAGAGCTCTGCGAGCACCTGCGTCACGCCGCTCGAGGCCGGGAGCTGAGTTCCACGGCGGAATTGATGGAACTGCTGGAAGAGGGCCTGCTGGCACGGATGCCCGAGCGTGCCGCCGAGCTGCGCCCGGCTGCCGGACCGCGGGTGACCCTGATGGTGGGCGTCAACGGTTCGGGCAAGACCACCACCACCGGCAAGCTGGCCGCGCGGCTGGCGGGGGAGGGACGGCGGGTGATCGTCGCCGCGGCGGACACCTTTCGGGCGGCGGCCGTCGAGCAACTGGTGGTGTGGGCCGAGCGTGCCGGGGCGCGGGTGATTCGAGCGCGGCCGGGCAGCGATCCGGCCGCGGTCGCCTTCGACGCCGTCCGGGCGGCCAAGGCTGGTGACTACGACGAGGTGCTGGTGGACACCGCCGGCCGGTTGCACACCAAAAAGCCGTTGATGGACGAACTGACCAAGATCTCCCGGGCCGTGGCCAAGGAAATCGAGGCGGCGCCCCACGAGACCCTGCTGGTGGTCGATGGCACCACCGGCCGTAACGGCATCGCCCAGGCGCGGGAATTCTCCCAGGCGGTCGGGGTCACCGGCCTCGTGTTGACCAAGCTCGACGGTACGGCGCGGGGCGGTGTCGCGGTGAGTATTGGCCGGGAGCTGGGCCTGCCCGTGCGATACGTGGGCATGGGCGAGGATGCGGCGGACCTGCTGGACTACGACCCGGCGGAGTATGCCCGGGGCCTGGTTTCGGGTGCCGAGTTCCATTCCGGGGCCCCCGGCAGCGCGTGA
- a CDS encoding tetratricopeptide repeat protein, which translates to MRAGWMTTCRPALLLAAALLVGWGCASGGARIAEKQKKGPLHFFRLAQLFYEQGKVDEALEQLARSLALDDSLPRTWFFRGQIYSAEDRCSQAVADFRRALTINPHYTEARMYLADCLERLGHPDEALAVLGDALRDGRFPYPEKIHYNRAMIYLRSGRLDDALAALRLAVEAQPRYYRAHFEMAKILEELSRLGEALEAYRTAAPGFSKDPEFLLARGGALLRAGRVDEAGPMLRRVVALSPGSPAAEQASRLLELID; encoded by the coding sequence ATGAGAGCCGGCTGGATGACAACCTGCAGGCCTGCCCTGTTGCTGGCGGCCGCGCTGCTCGTCGGCTGGGGCTGCGCTTCCGGCGGGGCCCGCATCGCCGAAAAGCAGAAAAAGGGTCCGCTCCACTTCTTCCGCCTCGCCCAGCTCTTCTATGAACAGGGCAAGGTGGACGAGGCTCTCGAGCAGCTCGCGCGTTCCCTGGCCCTCGACGATTCCCTGCCGCGGACATGGTTCTTCCGGGGGCAGATCTACAGCGCGGAGGACCGCTGCTCTCAGGCCGTGGCGGATTTTCGCCGGGCGCTGACGATCAATCCGCACTACACCGAGGCCAGGATGTATCTGGCGGACTGCCTGGAGCGGCTGGGGCATCCCGACGAGGCGTTGGCCGTGCTGGGCGACGCCCTGCGGGACGGCCGTTTTCCCTACCCGGAGAAAATCCACTACAACCGGGCGATGATCTACCTCCGCTCCGGGCGCCTGGACGATGCGTTGGCTGCCTTGCGCCTGGCGGTGGAAGCCCAGCCGCGCTACTACAGGGCCCATTTCGAGATGGCCAAGATTCTCGAAGAACTCTCGCGCCTCGGCGAGGCCCTCGAGGCCTACCGCACGGCTGCGCCGGGCTTTTCCAAGGATCCCGAGTTTCTGCTCGCCCGGGGCGGCGCCTTGCTGCGTGCCGGGCGTGTCGACGAGGCCGGCCCGATGTTGCGCCGCGTGGTGGCGCTCTCGCCGGGAAGCCCCGCGGCGGAGCAGGCGAGCCGTCTGCTGGAGTTGATCGACTGA
- the rimM gene encoding ribosome maturation factor RimM (Essential for efficient processing of 16S rRNA) — protein sequence MDGSPASRGEWLAIARIGRPWGRKGEVHVELHTDWPEQRLEAGRELELVWDDGRREARRIRAWRATPKGAVIAFEAVDSIDQARELTGAVLGACREDLPTPEGEVRVADLAGLVLVDTRGRAVGRVREVEEGVASDLLVVDLEGGGEALVPLAPAICKVVDVEGGKIEVDLPPGLIDPEAAEVAGESAP from the coding sequence ATGGACGGCTCTCCCGCCAGCAGGGGCGAATGGCTCGCCATCGCCCGTATCGGCCGGCCCTGGGGCCGGAAGGGGGAGGTACACGTCGAACTCCATACCGACTGGCCCGAGCAGCGGCTCGAGGCGGGGCGGGAACTGGAACTGGTGTGGGACGACGGCCGGCGGGAAGCGCGGCGTATTCGCGCCTGGCGCGCGACCCCCAAGGGCGCCGTCATCGCTTTCGAAGCGGTGGACAGCATCGACCAGGCCCGGGAGTTGACCGGGGCGGTGCTGGGCGCCTGCCGCGAGGATCTGCCCACCCCGGAGGGCGAAGTGCGCGTGGCGGACCTGGCCGGGCTGGTGCTGGTCGACACTCGGGGCCGGGCGGTGGGGCGGGTGCGCGAGGTGGAAGAGGGTGTCGCCAGCGACCTGCTGGTGGTCGATCTCGAGGGCGGGGGCGAGGCCCTGGTCCCCCTGGCGCCGGCGATCTGCAAGGTGGTCGACGTCGAGGGAGGGAAGATCGAGGTGGACCTCCCCCCGGGCCTGATCGACCCCGAGGCGGCCGAGGTGGCGGGAGAGTCGGCTCCATGA
- the trmD gene encoding tRNA (guanosine(37)-N1)-methyltransferase TrmD: MSTACRLREFDVLSIFPGIFPGPLAFGVTGKALEREIFRLRVHDLRAWADPPHRQVDDAPFGGGAGMVFKPEPLFRAVEAIRDGWAGPGKVILLDPAGRPLDAEVIARLSAEPRLLLICGRYEGVDERVREEVVDEEISIGDYVLSGGELPAMVLIDTLARRIPGVVGKGASVEQDSFENRLLDHPHYTRPAEYRGLRVPEVLLSGHHGEIESWRRRAALELTRRRRPDLFTAAAAPSDRAGGTETRKT; the protein is encoded by the coding sequence ATGAGCACCGCGTGCCGTCTGCGGGAATTCGACGTGCTGTCGATCTTCCCCGGGATCTTTCCCGGTCCCCTGGCCTTCGGGGTCACCGGCAAGGCCCTCGAGCGCGAAATTTTCCGGCTCCGCGTGCACGACCTGCGGGCCTGGGCCGATCCGCCTCACCGCCAGGTGGACGACGCCCCCTTCGGTGGCGGGGCGGGGATGGTCTTCAAACCCGAGCCCCTGTTCCGTGCGGTGGAGGCCATCCGTGACGGCTGGGCGGGCCCGGGCAAGGTGATTCTGCTCGATCCGGCCGGCCGGCCTCTCGATGCCGAGGTGATCGCCCGGCTCAGCGCCGAGCCGCGGCTGCTGCTGATCTGCGGTCGCTACGAGGGGGTTGACGAGCGGGTGCGGGAAGAAGTGGTCGACGAGGAGATCTCCATCGGCGATTATGTTCTCTCGGGAGGCGAGCTTCCGGCGATGGTGCTGATCGACACTCTCGCCCGGCGGATTCCCGGTGTGGTCGGTAAAGGAGCTTCGGTGGAGCAGGACTCCTTCGAAAACCGGCTCCTCGACCACCCCCACTATACTCGGCCCGCGGAATACCGGGGCCTGCGTGTGCCGGAGGTGCTGCTTTCCGGCCACCACGGAGAAATCGAGAGCTGGCGGCGGAGGGCGGCACTGGAGCTGACCCGCCGTCGGCGGCCGGATTTGTTCACTGCGGCTGCGGCCCCGTCCGATCGAGCCGGCGGAACGGAAACGAGGAAGACATGA
- a CDS encoding CpsB/CapC family capsule biosynthesis tyrosine phosphatase, which yields MIDTHCHILPALDDGAADEEAALAMARCAVEGGVKTIIATPHMREGDYLNERPRVLEAVDAFRAVLAREGIELRVEPGSEVHLGPRLPERIAEGRLLTYGDRRRHLLLECPYRTRPVRLEETIFELKVAGVTPVLAHPERIRYFQEDLSRYEEMVRLGSLGQMTSSSLLGVFGKPIQALSEKLVRRGLVHVLGSDAHDTEYRPPRLRSAVRRWAELAGEEAARRAVEDYPRALLAGEAIDPPPPAPEPEKRGLMARLFGRRSGLV from the coding sequence GTGATCGATACCCACTGCCATATTCTTCCCGCTCTCGACGACGGCGCCGCCGACGAGGAGGCCGCTCTGGCCATGGCCCGCTGCGCGGTGGAAGGCGGCGTGAAGACCATCATCGCGACTCCCCACATGCGGGAGGGCGACTACCTCAACGAGCGGCCCCGGGTTCTCGAGGCGGTCGACGCCTTCCGGGCCGTGCTGGCCCGAGAAGGTATCGAGCTGCGGGTCGAGCCCGGCTCGGAGGTGCATCTCGGCCCGCGGCTGCCGGAACGCATCGCCGAAGGGCGTCTTCTGACCTACGGGGATCGGCGGCGGCACCTGTTGCTGGAATGCCCCTACCGCACGCGGCCGGTACGCCTGGAAGAGACGATTTTCGAACTGAAGGTGGCCGGTGTCACGCCGGTCCTGGCGCACCCTGAGCGGATTCGCTACTTCCAGGAAGATCTCTCGCGCTACGAAGAGATGGTGCGCCTGGGCAGCCTGGGGCAGATGACGTCCTCGAGCCTGCTCGGGGTGTTCGGCAAGCCGATCCAGGCGCTTTCCGAAAAGCTGGTCCGTCGGGGCCTGGTGCATGTCCTGGGGTCGGACGCCCACGACACCGAGTACCGCCCGCCCCGCCTGCGTTCGGCGGTCCGGCGCTGGGCGGAGCTGGCCGGCGAGGAGGCGGCCCGTCGTGCCGTCGAGGACTATCCGCGGGCCTTGCTGGCCGGGGAGGCGATCGATCCGCCGCCCCCCGCGCCGGAACCGGAGAAGCGCGGCCTGATGGCCCGTCTCTTCGGCCGCCGGTCGGGCCTGGTGTAA
- a CDS encoding KH domain-containing protein — translation MNDDLRLKAFLQEVASRLIGSPEGIEVSVHDGRRATRFEIHAPAESRGQLIGKEGMTIRSIRTLASISGHKNRRRFEIEIPG, via the coding sequence ATGAACGATGATCTGCGGTTGAAGGCCTTCCTGCAGGAAGTCGCTTCGCGGCTGATCGGTTCGCCTGAAGGTATCGAGGTCTCCGTGCACGACGGACGGCGTGCCACCCGCTTCGAGATCCACGCGCCGGCGGAGAGCCGGGGCCAGTTGATCGGCAAGGAGGGGATGACCATCCGTTCGATTCGGACCCTGGCGTCGATTTCGGGACACAAGAACCGGCGTCGCTTCGAGATCGAGATTCCGGGTTAG
- the thpR gene encoding RNA 2',3'-cyclic phosphodiesterase, which translates to MMAARSSHRLFVALALPPDVRQAVHRWCAAARLGRRGWRLVRDENLHLTLRFLGDGSTKVAEELGPDLERVTRGLRAPRLVLESWGSFGPRGKPRVIWVGVGGQVESLRALGERVEQCVRRWGFPPETRPLKPHLTVARPRRGERLHLPAASCPTPEPARFTGKEVALYESALGPGGPVYTARHRFDLEAADDS; encoded by the coding sequence ATGATGGCGGCGCGGTCCAGCCATCGCCTTTTCGTGGCCCTGGCCCTGCCCCCGGACGTCCGCCAGGCCGTCCATCGCTGGTGCGCGGCGGCCCGCCTGGGCCGGCGGGGTTGGCGGCTGGTGCGAGACGAGAACCTGCACCTGACTCTGCGTTTTTTGGGGGATGGCAGCACGAAGGTGGCCGAAGAGCTGGGGCCGGACCTCGAGCGCGTCACTCGGGGGCTGCGGGCGCCGCGGCTGGTCCTCGAGTCGTGGGGCAGCTTCGGACCCCGCGGGAAGCCGCGGGTGATCTGGGTCGGTGTCGGTGGCCAGGTCGAGAGTCTGCGGGCCCTGGGGGAACGGGTGGAACAGTGTGTGCGGCGCTGGGGCTTTCCCCCCGAGACGCGGCCGCTGAAACCGCACCTGACGGTGGCCCGACCGCGGCGGGGCGAGCGTCTCCACCTGCCGGCGGCCTCCTGTCCGACGCCCGAGCCCGCGCGTTTCACGGGTAAGGAAGTGGCGCTCTACGAGTCGGCGCTCGGGCCGGGCGGACCGGTCTACACCGCACGCCACCGTTTTGACCTGGAGGCGGCCGATGATTCGTGA
- the ffh gene encoding signal recognition particle protein: protein MFDALNERLGKILDRIKGGGRITEAELDAALREIRLALLEADVAFKVVKRFLARIREKALGEAVLESLSPGQAVVRIVRDELVTLLGGESAGKPLDLSGPAPAVVMLAGLQGSGKTTTCGKLGLWLKSQGHSPLIAPVDLARPAAVLQAVQVARQAEVAAFEHDGSGTPVERAREAVDYARARGFDVVLLDTAGRLHVDDALMDELARIEQAVRPREILYVADGMTGQDAVRSAEAFHEKVGLTGVILTKIDGDARGGAALSVAEVTGLAIRFAGIGEKLDGLELFDPGRMAGRILGMGDVLGLIEKAEKAFDEKQARQFEQSIKSKRFTLVEFRDTLRQLRRMGPLDQLLGMIPGMRLPRGVEVDSKQLVRLEAIIDSMTPAERRDHKLLNGSRRKRIARGSGTSVPEINRLIKQFVQMQKMMKKMSRSPGRPSLGRLLGR from the coding sequence GTGTTTGACGCGCTGAACGAACGCCTGGGAAAGATCCTGGACAGGATCAAAGGCGGGGGCCGGATCACCGAGGCGGAACTCGATGCGGCCCTCCGGGAGATCCGTCTGGCCTTGCTCGAGGCGGACGTGGCCTTCAAGGTGGTCAAACGCTTTCTCGCCCGGATTCGTGAGAAGGCCCTGGGAGAGGCGGTACTCGAAAGCCTCAGCCCGGGCCAGGCGGTGGTGCGCATCGTCCGGGACGAATTGGTCACCCTGCTCGGCGGCGAGTCCGCCGGCAAGCCCCTGGACCTGTCGGGGCCGGCTCCCGCGGTGGTGATGCTGGCCGGCCTCCAGGGATCGGGAAAAACCACCACCTGCGGCAAGCTGGGCCTGTGGCTCAAGAGCCAGGGCCACTCGCCGCTGATCGCGCCGGTGGATCTGGCCCGTCCCGCGGCCGTGTTGCAGGCGGTGCAGGTGGCTCGGCAGGCCGAGGTGGCCGCCTTCGAGCACGACGGCAGCGGCACGCCGGTGGAACGGGCCCGGGAGGCGGTGGACTACGCCCGGGCACGAGGCTTCGACGTGGTGCTCCTCGACACCGCGGGTCGTCTGCACGTGGACGATGCGTTGATGGACGAACTGGCCCGGATCGAGCAGGCCGTCCGCCCGCGGGAGATTCTCTACGTCGCCGACGGGATGACCGGGCAGGACGCCGTGCGATCGGCCGAGGCGTTCCACGAGAAGGTGGGCCTGACCGGCGTGATCCTGACCAAGATCGACGGCGACGCGCGGGGCGGGGCGGCCTTGTCGGTGGCCGAGGTGACCGGGCTGGCGATTCGCTTCGCCGGCATTGGTGAAAAACTCGACGGCCTCGAACTCTTCGATCCGGGTCGGATGGCCGGGCGCATTCTCGGCATGGGCGACGTGCTGGGCCTGATCGAGAAGGCGGAGAAGGCCTTCGACGAAAAGCAGGCCCGCCAGTTCGAGCAGTCGATCAAGAGCAAACGTTTCACCCTGGTCGAGTTCCGGGATACTCTCAGGCAACTGCGCCGGATGGGGCCCCTCGATCAGCTGCTGGGGATGATTCCGGGGATGCGCCTGCCCCGCGGGGTGGAGGTCGACAGCAAGCAGCTCGTCCGCCTCGAGGCGATCATCGACTCGATGACTCCGGCCGAGCGCCGGGACCATAAATTGCTCAACGGTTCGCGCCGCAAGCGGATCGCCCGCGGTTCGGGGACCAGCGTCCCCGAGATCAACCGCTTGATCAAACAGTTCGTTCAGATGCAGAAGATGATGAAAAAAATGAGCCGGTCCCCGGGGCGTCCTTCCCTGGGTCGCCTGCTCGGACGATGA
- the rplS gene encoding 50S ribosomal protein L19 — translation MSDKIISGIEQAYLKSEIPDFAPGDTVKVHVRVREGEKERIQVFQGVVISRKHGKNSTASTFRVRKISSGIGVERVFPLHSPMIAKIEVVRCGRVRRAKLYYLRGRSGKAARIKERRRA, via the coding sequence ATGAGCGACAAGATCATCAGCGGCATCGAACAGGCCTACCTCAAGTCGGAGATTCCCGACTTCGCCCCGGGCGACACGGTCAAGGTGCACGTGCGGGTGCGAGAGGGCGAGAAAGAGAGGATCCAGGTCTTTCAGGGCGTGGTCATCTCCCGCAAGCACGGCAAGAACTCCACGGCTTCGACCTTCCGCGTGCGGAAGATCTCGAGCGGTATCGGCGTGGAGAGGGTTTTCCCCCTTCACTCGCCGATGATCGCCAAGATCGAGGTGGTGCGTTGCGGCCGGGTCCGCCGGGCCAAGCTCTACTACCTGCGCGGACGTTCCGGCAAGGCGGCCAGGATCAAGGAGCGTCGTCGGGCCTAG
- the plsY gene encoding glycerol-3-phosphate 1-O-acyltransferase PlsY: MIREALGVGLAYLAGSIPFGLLLSLLLRGEDLRRKGSGNIGATNALRTGGVGLGVATLLLDGAKGVAGYLAGGWLLRSVGTVGGGWETALLLAPVVGHCYPLWLRFRGGKGVATALGVLAVAEPRLLPVSAVCFLALALPSGYVSLGSLGAAAAAAAAAFWLLGPAGTSWGVLALAAVIFLRHRENISRLLAGTEARVGRRAAKKGKSGP; the protein is encoded by the coding sequence ATGATTCGTGAAGCTCTGGGCGTGGGGCTGGCCTACCTGGCGGGATCGATCCCTTTCGGCCTGCTGCTCTCGCTGCTGCTGCGGGGCGAGGATCTGCGCCGGAAAGGATCGGGAAACATCGGCGCGACCAACGCGCTGCGTACCGGTGGGGTAGGGCTGGGCGTGGCCACCTTGCTCCTCGACGGGGCGAAGGGAGTGGCCGGCTACCTGGCGGGGGGATGGCTGCTGCGCTCGGTCGGGACGGTCGGCGGCGGCTGGGAGACGGCCCTTCTGCTCGCCCCGGTGGTCGGGCACTGCTACCCTCTCTGGTTGCGCTTTCGCGGGGGCAAGGGCGTGGCGACGGCCCTCGGCGTGCTGGCGGTGGCCGAACCCCGGCTGTTGCCGGTCAGCGCGGTCTGCTTTCTGGCGCTGGCCCTGCCCAGTGGCTACGTTTCCCTGGGCTCCCTCGGTGCCGCGGCGGCCGCCGCGGCCGCGGCCTTCTGGTTGCTGGGCCCGGCAGGGACCAGCTGGGGCGTTCTGGCGCTGGCGGCGGTGATCTTCTTGCGGCACCGCGAGAACATCAGCCGCCTGCTGGCCGGTACCGAGGCCCGGGTGGGCCGGCGGGCCGCGAAGAAAGGAAAATCAGGGCCGTGA